The Excalfactoria chinensis isolate bCotChi1 chromosome 10, bCotChi1.hap2, whole genome shotgun sequence genome has a segment encoding these proteins:
- the FURIN gene encoding furin, with translation MDLRPCSLLLLWTLVVALALLAQEVLAQRVYTNTWAVLVPAGPLEANRLARKHGFLNLGPIFGDYYHFQHRGVVKRSLSPHQPWHSRLAREPQVHWLEQQVAKRRTKRDIFMEPTDPKFPQQWYLYNTNQRDLNVRQAWEQGYTGKGIVVSILDDGIEKNHPDLEANYDPGASFDVNDQDPDPQPRYTQMNDNRHGTRCAGEVAAVANNGICGVGVAYNARIGGVRMLDGEVTDAVEAHSLGLNPNHIHIYSASWGPEDDGKTVDGPARLAEEAFFRGVSQGRGGLGSIFVWASGNGGREHDSCNCDGYTNSIYTLSISSTTQYGNVPWYSEACSSTLATTYSSGNQNEKQIVTTDLRQKCTESHTGTSASAPLAAGIIALALEANKNLTWRDMQHLVVQTSKPAHLNANDWVTNGVGRKVSHSYGYGLLDAGAMVSLARKWITVGPQRKCVVDILAEPKDIGKRLEVRRKVDACLGKANYISRLEHAQARLTLSYNRRGDLAIHLVSPMGTRSTLLAARPHDYSADGFNDWAFMTTHSWDEDPSGEWLLEIENTSDANNYGTLTKFTLVLYGTATDPPGLSNQLESSGCKTLTPSQTCVVCEEGYYLHQKSCLKRCPPGFAPGVQNTHYSLENSMEPIAPQLCLPCHPSCATCTGPGPNQCLTCPAHSHFSSLDFSCSHQTQSSRASPALVEGEGQPEAPPPANPLVLIASLSCVLIVVIFITVFLVLQVRSGFSLRGVKVYALDSGIISYKGLPSDIWQEEGPSESDVEECEVHNERTAFIRDQSAL, from the exons ATGGATCTGAGGCCCTgctcgctgctgctgctctggactCTGGTGGTTGCCCTCGCTCTCCTGGCCCAAGAGGTGTTGGCCCAGCGCGTTTACACCAACACCTGGGCTGTGCTTGTCCCTGCTGGGCCATTGGAGGCCAACCGGCTGGCCAGGAAGCATGGATTCCTTAACCTGGGCCCG ATTTTTGGCGACTATTACCACTTCCAGCACCGCGGCGTGGTGAAGCGCTCCCTTTCACCCCACCAGCCCTGGCACAGCCGTTTGGCACGGGAGCCACAG GTGCACTGGCTTGAGCAGCAGGTGGCAAAGCGCAGGACCAAGCGAGACATTTTCATGGAGCCCACAGACCCCAAGTTCCCGCAGCAGTGGTACCTG TACAACACAAACCAGCGGGACCTGAACGTGCGTCAGGCCTGGGAGCAGGGTTACACGGGCAAGGGTATCGTGGTTTCCATCCTGGATGATGGCATTGAGAAGAACCACCCTGACCTGGAGGCCAACTAC GATCCAGGGGCAAGCTTTGATGTCAATGACCAGGACCCAGACCCACAGCCCCGTTACACACAGATGAATGACAACAG GCATGGCACTCGATGCGCTGGGGAAGTCGCTGCTGTAGCAAACAATGGGATCTGTGGTGTTGGCGTGGCTTACAATGCCCGGATTGGAG GCGTGCGCATGCTGGATGGGGAGGTGACGGATGCAGTGGAGGCCCATTCCCTGGGCCTCAATCCCAACCACATCCACATCTACAGTGCCAGCTGGGGCCCTGAGGACGATGGCAAGACAGTGGATGGCCCGGCCCGGCTGGCAGAGGAGGCTTTCTTCCGAGGGGTCAGCCAG GGACGCGGGGGGCTGGGCTCCATCTTCGTCTGGGCATCTGGAAATGGGGGCCGCGAACACGACAGCTGCAACTGTGATGGTTACACCAACAGCATCTACACACTGTCCATCAGCAGCACTACGCAGTATGGCAACGTACCCTGGTACAGCGAGGCCTGCTCCTCCACCCTCGCCACCACCTACAGTAGTGGCAACCAGAATGAGAAGCAGATC GTGACAACTGACCTGAGGCAGAAGTGCACCGAATCGCACACGGGAACGTCGGCATCAGCgcctcttgctgctgggatcaTTGCTCTTGCCCTGGAGGCAAA CAAGAACCTAACCTGGCGGGACATGCAGCACCTGGTGGTGCAGACCTCAAAGCCAGCACACCTCAATGCCAATGACTGGGTCACCAACGGCGTTGGCCGCAAAG TCAGCCACTCCTACGGCTACGGCCTGCTGGACGCCGGGGCCATGGTAAGCCTGGCCAGGAAGTGGATCACAGTGGGACCTCAGAGGAAATGTGTCGTCGACATCCTCGCGGAGCCCAA GGACATCGGGAAGCGCCTGGAGGTGCGTCGGAAGGTTGACGCGTGCCTGGGAAAGGCCAACTACATCAGCCGGCTGGAGCATGCTCAGGCCCGGCTGACGCTGTCCTACAACCGGCGGGGGGATCTGGCCATCCACCTCGTCAGCCCCATGGGCACCCGCTCTACCCTCCTGGCTGCCAG GCCCCATGACTACTCAGCTGATGGCTTCAATGACTGGGCCTTCATGACGACGCACTCGTGGGACGAGGATCCCTCTGGGGAGTGGCTGCTGGAGATTGAGAACACTAGTGATGCCAACAACTACG GGACGCTGACCAAGTTCACGCTGGTGCTGTATGGGACGGCCACGGACCCCCCTGGGCTCTCCAACCAGCTGGAGAGCAGCGGCTGCAAGACCCTGACCCCCAGCCAGACCTGTGTGG TCTGTGAAGAGGGATACTACCTGCATCAGAAGAGCTGCCTGAAGCGCTGCCCCCCTGGCTTCGCACCTGGCGTGCAGAACACACACTAcagcctggagaacagcatGGAGCCCATCGcaccccagctctgcctgccctgccaCCCCTCCTGCGCCACCTGCACAGGGCCTGGCCCCAACCAGTGCCTGACCTGCCCCGCGCACTCCCACTTCAGCAGCTTGGACTTCTCCTGCTCCCACCAGACGCAGAGCAGCCGAGCATCCCCCGCTCTGGTGGAGGGTGAGGGGCAGCCCGAGGCTCCCCCTCCAGCCAACCCGCTCGTTCTCATCGCCAGCCTCAGCTGCGTTCTGATCGTCGTCATCTTCATCACCGTCTTCCTGGTGCTGCAAGTGCGCTCTGGGTTCAGCCTGCGGGGGGTGAAGGTCTATGCCCTGGACAGCGGCATCATCTCCTACAAGGGGCTGCCCTCCGACATCTGGCAGGAAGAGGGCCCTTCGGAGTCGGACGTTGAGGAGTGTGAAGTGCACAACGAGAGGACTGCCTTCATCAGAGACCAAAGTGCCCTTTGA